From Clostridia bacterium, the proteins below share one genomic window:
- the fliR gene encoding flagellar biosynthetic protein FliR, giving the protein MDTLLSSYSLNLSGFLLVLVRMSGIFILSPIFGGRSLPTYFKIGIAFFCSLIVLNTIDVKAVHDISNIYIWALMVAKELLIGLTIGYVTALFFSAFFIAGQIIDTQIGFGIVNVIDPQNNIQVPIVGNLYNIIALLVFFALNGHHILIKALFDSYKYIPLGQAMLDVNTAHDIIDIFSHVLIISVKISLPVVAVTLLVDVAMGIFARTIPQMNVFILGIPAKIILGLIVILLFIPFFVYFLDGVFGQMLNDLGNVIKRMIPG; this is encoded by the coding sequence ATGGATACATTATTAAGCAGTTATTCGTTGAATTTGAGTGGGTTCCTGTTAGTGCTAGTTAGGATGTCGGGTATTTTTATATTATCACCTATTTTTGGTGGTCGGTCATTACCTACATATTTTAAAATTGGAATAGCCTTTTTTTGTTCTTTGATAGTTCTGAATACGATTGATGTTAAGGCAGTCCATGACATCAGCAATATTTATATATGGGCATTGATGGTGGCGAAAGAATTACTTATAGGATTGACAATTGGTTATGTGACTGCATTGTTTTTTTCAGCCTTTTTCATTGCAGGTCAAATTATTGATACTCAAATTGGTTTTGGAATAGTAAATGTAATCGATCCTCAGAACAATATACAGGTGCCTATTGTGGGGAATTTATACAATATAATAGCTTTGTTGGTGTTTTTTGCGTTGAATGGTCATCATATCTTGATAAAAGCTTTGTTTGATTCATATAAATATATACCATTAGGCCAAGCTATGCTGGACGTCAATACAGCACACGATATTATAGATATATTTAGTCATGTTTTGATAATAAGTGTAAAAATAAGTTTACCTGTTGTAGCTGTAACTTTATTAGTTGATGTTGCTATGGGCATATTCGCCAGAACGATACCTCAGATGAATGTTTTTATACTTGGTATTCCAGCAAAGATAATTTTAGGCCTTATAGTGATATTGCTTTTCATCCCATTTTTTGTATATTTTTTGGATGGAGTGTTCGGGCAAATGCTTAACGATTTAGGGAATGTGATAAAGAGGATGATTCCGGGATGA
- the fliY gene encoding flagellar motor switch phosphatase FliY has product MSDLLTQEEIDALLNGNNSEKEPPLLTNEEIDALGEIGNISMGTSATTLSTLLGKKVTITTPRVEITSLRKLIEEYPIPFIAVRVKYTKGLEGINLLIIKEEDVKIITDLMMGGDGTNIDEEINDFHLSAIAEAMNQMIGSAATSLSSMLKKDINISPPNAFEFKFDADLRKYFTDDQKIIKTAFNMKVDTLIDSEIMQLLDLDFGREMSRGLLIAEDEEKEEQVQDQLEETEKPDMQDKKDDGTDKATKKVVNVSPVELQEFDNENAVNQTNKIELLYDIPLNVTVQLGKTQKTIKEILQMSPGSVVELDRLAGEPVDVLINGKIVAKGEVVVIDENFGVRLIDIINRKNRIKL; this is encoded by the coding sequence ATGAGCGACTTATTAACACAAGAAGAAATAGACGCCCTTTTAAACGGAAACAATTCTGAAAAAGAACCCCCTCTTCTAACGAATGAAGAAATAGATGCTCTAGGAGAGATTGGCAATATAAGCATGGGAACTTCTGCAACAACATTATCTACTTTACTTGGGAAAAAAGTTACCATAACAACCCCTAGAGTCGAAATAACATCTTTAAGGAAGCTTATTGAAGAATATCCTATACCCTTTATTGCAGTAAGAGTAAAATATACAAAAGGTTTGGAAGGAATAAACCTTTTGATAATAAAGGAGGAGGATGTAAAGATTATTACAGATCTTATGATGGGAGGGGATGGCACCAATATAGATGAGGAAATAAATGATTTTCATTTAAGTGCCATTGCAGAAGCTATGAACCAGATGATAGGTTCTGCTGCAACGTCTTTATCATCCATGTTAAAAAAAGATATAAATATTTCGCCGCCCAATGCCTTTGAGTTCAAATTCGATGCAGACCTTAGAAAATATTTTACTGATGATCAAAAAATAATAAAAACTGCGTTCAATATGAAAGTAGATACGCTGATAGATAGTGAAATAATGCAGTTGTTAGATTTGGATTTTGGTCGAGAGATGAGCCGAGGGCTGCTGATCGCAGAGGATGAAGAAAAAGAAGAGCAGGTTCAAGATCAGCTAGAAGAAACGGAAAAACCTGATATGCAAGACAAAAAAGATGATGGAACTGATAAAGCAACAAAAAAAGTTGTAAACGTAAGTCCTGTAGAATTACAGGAATTTGATAATGAAAACGCCGTCAACCAGACGAATAAAATTGAACTATTATATGATATCCCGCTGAATGTTACTGTGCAATTAGGTAAAACACAAAAGACCATAAAGGAAATACTACAGATGTCTCCTGGTTCTGTTGTAGAGCTGGATAGACTTGCAGGAGAGCCTGTAGATGTATTGATTAACGGTAAAATAGTAGCAAAAGGCGAAGTGGTAGTAATAGATGAGAATTTTGGTGTCAGACTGATTGATATAATCAATAGGAAAAACAGGATTAAACTATGA
- the fliO gene encoding flagellar biosynthetic protein FliO, with protein MMVLLLLRENSTLKLVFTTIGMGLAFILIIIAAYYTTKFIATKSTNITKSKHINIIERMPLSKDKWLFLIEINKEIFLLGVTTNNINIIHSFSADELEKICDDQNNFKQQTPFSKYMDIFMHKNKQRKEDLTDDFSIQDIKRRLDKIRHQS; from the coding sequence ATGATGGTATTACTTCTTTTAAGAGAAAACTCTACATTGAAGCTTGTTTTTACCACGATAGGTATGGGTCTAGCCTTTATACTTATCATAATTGCTGCTTATTATACAACAAAATTTATAGCTACAAAATCAACCAACATAACAAAAAGCAAGCATATAAATATTATTGAACGTATGCCATTATCGAAAGATAAATGGCTGTTCCTTATTGAGATAAATAAAGAGATATTCTTGTTAGGAGTGACAACTAATAATATAAATATAATACATAGTTTCAGTGCTGATGAGTTAGAAAAAATTTGCGATGATCAAAACAATTTTAAACAGCAGACACCATTTAGTAAATACATGGACATATTTATGCATAAAAACAAACAAAGAAAAGAAGATCTGACGGATGACTTTAGCATCCAAGATATAAAAAGAAGGCTGGATAAAATCAGGCATCAAAGTTGA
- a CDS encoding response regulator has product MAKNILIVDDAAFMRMMLKDILAKNGYDVVGEAENGAKAFDKYKELEPDLVIMDITMPEVDGIQAVKDIMNYDKNASIIMCSAMGQQAMVIESIQAGAKDFIVKPFQAERVIEAVKKVIG; this is encoded by the coding sequence ATGGCTAAAAACATTTTGATTGTAGATGATGCAGCTTTTATGAGGATGATGTTAAAAGATATTCTCGCAAAAAATGGATATGATGTAGTAGGAGAAGCAGAAAACGGCGCCAAGGCTTTTGATAAGTATAAAGAGCTTGAACCTGATCTTGTGATAATGGATATCACCATGCCGGAAGTTGATGGAATACAGGCAGTAAAAGATATTATGAATTATGATAAAAATGCCAGCATAATAATGTGTTCTGCTATGGGTCAGCAAGCTATGGTTATAGAGTCTATACAAGCAGGAGCAAAGGATTTTATAGTAAAACCATTTCAGGCCGAAAGAGTAATTGAGGCTGTAAAAAAAGTAATCGGATGA
- the fliQ gene encoding flagellar biosynthesis protein FliQ, whose amino-acid sequence MSQAEVIRITQNALYTIIIISAPMIGFGLIVGLIVSIFQAVTQIHEQTLVFIPKILAVMAAMVIFGPWMLSKLIKFTTDLFMNINNFIK is encoded by the coding sequence TTGTCGCAAGCTGAAGTAATAAGAATTACGCAAAATGCCTTGTATACAATAATAATAATTTCTGCACCGATGATAGGATTTGGTCTCATAGTAGGATTGATTGTATCTATATTTCAGGCGGTAACTCAGATACATGAACAAACTCTTGTTTTTATACCTAAGATACTAGCTGTGATGGCTGCAATGGTAATTTTTGGGCCTTGGATGTTGAGCAAGTTAATCAAATTTACTACAGATTTATTTATGAATATAAATAATTTTATAAAGTAG
- the fliP gene encoding flagellar type III secretion system pore protein FliP (The bacterial flagellar biogenesis protein FliP forms a type III secretion system (T3SS)-type pore required for flagellar assembly.) produces the protein MNTSRRYRFLIIIFAVLILCSLNYVTARAEPLPIPKIGVNVEPAETPEDVGVSLQIIFLLTILTLAPSILMMMTSFTRIIIVLGFIRNALGTQQMPPNQVLIGLALFLTFFIMSPIYSEINENAIQPYMNQDITQEQAIENAQKPIREFMVKQTRKKDLQLFVELSNNDEIESIDALPMSTLIPAFMISELKTAFQIGFLIFIPFIIIDMVVASTLMSMGMMMLPPVLISLPFKILLFVMVDGWHLISRTIVTGFR, from the coding sequence ATGAATACTAGTAGGCGTTATAGATTTTTAATTATAATATTTGCAGTTTTGATATTATGCAGCTTAAATTATGTTACAGCAAGGGCTGAACCTCTGCCTATCCCTAAAATAGGAGTGAATGTTGAACCAGCCGAAACGCCAGAAGATGTAGGTGTGAGTTTACAAATTATCTTCCTATTAACTATCCTAACATTAGCACCCTCAATCCTTATGATGATGACGTCTTTTACAAGGATAATAATTGTGTTGGGATTTATAAGGAACGCACTAGGCACACAGCAGATGCCACCCAATCAGGTATTGATAGGATTAGCACTTTTTTTAACTTTTTTTATAATGTCACCTATATATAGCGAAATAAATGAAAATGCCATACAGCCATATATGAATCAAGACATAACTCAAGAGCAAGCAATCGAAAATGCACAAAAGCCTATAAGGGAGTTTATGGTTAAACAAACCAGAAAAAAAGATTTACAATTATTTGTAGAGCTATCTAACAATGACGAGATAGAGAGTATCGATGCTTTGCCTATGAGTACATTGATTCCAGCTTTTATGATAAGCGAGTTAAAGACTGCTTTTCAGATAGGTTTTTTAATTTTCATACCTTTTATAATTATTGATATGGTAGTTGCCAGCACATTAATGTCCATGGGTATGATGATGCTTCCGCCGGTACTGATATCATTGCCTTTCAAGATATTATTATTTGTGATGGTGGACGGTTGGCATTTAATTTCCAGAACAATTGTTACCGGGTTTAGATAA
- a CDS encoding flagellar basal body-associated FliL family protein, which produces MAKKVFYVIMSILVIGILIIASLFLINFIDVKADKQEKVETYCYDIPDSFVTNLLDSQRFIKVKVSIQVTDNDLLREIDDQSAKVKDNIIYILRNKKEEDFNKSDIQLTLKNEILSRLKEVFETDKITDIYFSEFVLQ; this is translated from the coding sequence ATGGCTAAAAAGGTGTTTTATGTTATTATGAGTATATTGGTTATAGGAATATTGATCATAGCATCATTGTTTTTGATCAATTTTATAGATGTAAAAGCGGACAAGCAAGAGAAGGTAGAAACTTATTGTTACGATATTCCGGATAGTTTTGTTACAAACTTGCTTGATAGTCAAAGATTCATAAAAGTTAAGGTAAGTATACAAGTTACCGATAATGATTTACTTAGGGAAATTGATGATCAGAGCGCAAAAGTAAAAGATAATATAATTTATATTTTGAGAAATAAGAAGGAGGAAGATTTTAACAAGAGTGACATTCAATTAACGCTGAAAAATGAGATATTGTCTAGATTGAAAGAAGTCTTTGAAACTGATAAAATTACAGATATTTACTTTAGTGAATTTGTACTGCAGTAA
- the fliM gene encoding flagellar motor switch protein FliM: MSDILSQNEIDELIDLLDSGQVDLSDIEQNENNKKVKVYDFRRPNKFAKDQLRTLQIIHENLSRLLSSYLSGYLRTYCEMNVASVEELTYYEFINSMPDPVVLSIIDMLNGIMIFEIPPNLSYMIIDRVLGGPGKEMDEIRGFTDIEITILRKLILKILDFKKEAWENVVEIDPKLEKIETNSQFAQIISPNETIALITVDSKIADVEGIINVCIPHVTVEPIKEKLSTRYWFSSQKPSDVGQYGEELKKELKNVRTTIRALLGSTEITLEELMELEEGDVIKLNSRVREPVIVQVGKRNKFKGYIGKKNNNAAVKIAENLYEEDETS, translated from the coding sequence TTGTCTGATATACTATCTCAAAATGAAATAGATGAATTAATCGATTTGTTGGATAGCGGCCAAGTTGACCTTTCCGACATAGAGCAAAATGAGAATAATAAAAAAGTTAAAGTTTACGATTTTAGAAGACCAAACAAATTTGCAAAAGATCAGTTGAGGACTCTGCAAATAATACACGAAAACCTTTCCAGGCTCTTGTCCTCTTATTTGTCAGGTTATTTACGTACATATTGTGAGATGAACGTGGCTTCAGTTGAGGAACTGACATATTATGAATTTATTAATTCTATGCCTGACCCTGTTGTGTTATCTATAATAGATATGTTGAATGGAATAATGATATTTGAGATTCCTCCTAATCTTTCCTATATGATTATAGACAGAGTTTTAGGTGGTCCGGGAAAAGAGATGGATGAGATCAGAGGCTTTACTGATATCGAAATAACTATTTTACGTAAGTTGATTTTAAAAATTCTTGATTTTAAAAAGGAGGCTTGGGAAAATGTAGTAGAGATAGATCCTAAGCTGGAAAAGATAGAGACAAATTCACAATTTGCACAAATAATATCTCCTAACGAAACTATTGCACTTATTACGGTGGACTCTAAGATAGCTGATGTAGAGGGAATAATAAATGTTTGTATTCCACATGTGACTGTTGAGCCCATCAAAGAAAAACTAAGTACTAGATATTGGTTTTCTTCACAGAAGCCATCTGATGTTGGACAATATGGTGAAGAGTTAAAGAAAGAATTAAAAAACGTAAGGACAACAATAAGAGCTTTGTTAGGTTCAACAGAAATTACTTTGGAGGAGCTAATGGAACTAGAAGAGGGAGATGTAATCAAGCTGAACTCGAGAGTCAGAGAACCTGTAATTGTACAAGTTGGAAAAAGAAATAAATTCAAAGGCTATATAGGCAAAAAAAATAATAATGCTGCAGTCAAGATAGCCGAAAATTTATACGAGGAGGATGAAACTTCATGA